One segment of Pseudophryne corroboree isolate aPseCor3 chromosome 10, aPseCor3.hap2, whole genome shotgun sequence DNA contains the following:
- the LOC134965174 gene encoding formyl peptide receptor 2-like, with translation MNIKKLKREQREVKFKHRFSMRKRKSILLLELVKYIYQSRNFTGNYWFFDNDVDIDYWLSLVETHTIRNVMRTMSIIWYSITLILGTVGNSLVIWIAGFKMKTVSAVWFLNLAFADFVTCVSLPLRISEWALYWEIPYDHFLCKAGITILLINMLTSVYFMTVISIDRCVSVFWPIWTKIHRTPRLATIIAVLVWLLCLLTSVPHLVFNYGIEDVTECFPKYQYILEANVEKKKKAMFITRNIFMFAFPFAIILISYGLILFKIRALRKTNRSHRSFRVITAVIVCFFICWFPYNTWPLITLKLKYQRIDIVITEVTVCLAYFSSCINPLLYVFFSHDFKKNFVKSIPAVLENALNECSDDNCMDNNATMSPSLNLDSSSL, from the exons AAGTTAAATTTAAACATAGATTTTCCATGAGAAAAAGAAAATCTATTCTGTTACTGGAGTTGGTTAAGTATATTTATCAGTCAAG GAATTTTACTGGAAACTACTGGTTCTTTGATAACGACGTTGATATTGATTATTGGTTGTCTCTTGTAGAAACCCACACTATAAGAAATGTTATGAGAACAATGTCCATCATATGGTACAGCATAACTTTAATTTTGGGGACAGTTGGGAATAGTTTGGTCATCTGGATTGCCGGCTTCAAGATGAAGACAGTCAGTGCCGTGTGGTTCCTAAACTTGGCTTTTGCTGATTTTGTCACATGTGTTTCTCTCCCTCTACGTATATCTGAGTGGGCTTTGTATTGGGAAATTCCTTATGATCACTTCCTATGTAAGGCTGGTATAACGATTCTCTTAATAAACATGTTAACTAGTGTCTATTTCATGACCGTCATCAGCATTGATCGATGTGTTTCCGTTTTTTGGCCAATTTGGACCAAAATACACAGGACGCCCAGGTTAGCCACCATCATAGCTGTACTGGTTTGGTTGCTGTGTCTACTTACTAGTGTCCCTCACCTGGTGTTTAACTATGGGATTGAGGATGTCACAGAGTGTTTTCCTAAATATCAATATATTTTAGAAGCCAATgtggaaaaaaagaaaaaggcaATGTTTATCACAAGAAATAtctttatgtttgcatttccatttGCCATCATCCTAATATCATATGGCCTGATTTTATTTAAGATAAGAGCACTCAGAAAAACAAATCGGTCTCACAGATCTTTCCGAGTTATCACCGCTGTCATAGTATGCTTCTTCATCTGCTGGTTTCCATATAACACATGGCCATTAATAACTCTAAAGCTAAAATACCAGCGAATTGATATTGTTATTACAGAAGTTACAGTCTGCTTGGCTTACTTCAGCAGCTGCATCAACCCCTTACTCTATGTCTTCTTTTCCCATGACTTCAAGAAAAACTTTGTAAAGTCCATACCAGCCGTGTTGGAAAATGCTTTAAATGAATGTTCTGATGATAATTGTATGGACAACAATGCCACCATGTCTCCATCTCTAAATTTGGATTCATCATCTTTATAA